The Euphorbia lathyris chromosome 2, ddEupLath1.1, whole genome shotgun sequence genome includes a window with the following:
- the LOC136219030 gene encoding beta-1,4-xylosyltransferase IRX14-like isoform X1 encodes MKLPPSSRNRHSRLSISDLKRECRIPGRDAINWRPKCGLLLWAHSGGADETSLPMAEKSTSMPVQGPTCNASDNLAGWHTFDSLPYEGKSAILIDDRAIMLLQKLEWAGFVLNSRLVCKEAEE; translated from the exons ATGAAACTGCCTCCATCATCACGAAATCGGCACTCAAGACTATCCATATCGGATTTAAAGAGAGAATGTCGAATTCCTGGGAGGGACGCCATAAATTGGAGGCCAAAATGCGGCTTGCTGCTTTGGG CTCATTCAGGTGGTGCTGATGAAACATCATTACCTATGGCTGAGAAGAGCACTTCAATGCCTGTTCAGGGGCCAACTTGTAATGCATCTGATAACTTGGCTGGTTGGCATACCTTTGATTCACTTCCATATGAAGGGAAGAGTGCAATTTTGATTGATGATAGGGCAATCATGCTGCTTCAAAAGCTTGAATGGGCTGGATTTGTGTTGAATTCAAGGTTAGTGTGTAAGGAAGCTGAAGAATAA
- the LOC136219030 gene encoding beta-1,4-xylosyltransferase IRX14-like isoform X2, producing MKLPPSSRNRHSRLSISDLKRECRIPGRDAINWRPKCGLLLWGGADETSLPMAEKSTSMPVQGPTCNASDNLAGWHTFDSLPYEGKSAILIDDRAIMLLQKLEWAGFVLNSRLVCKEAEE from the exons ATGAAACTGCCTCCATCATCACGAAATCGGCACTCAAGACTATCCATATCGGATTTAAAGAGAGAATGTCGAATTCCTGGGAGGGACGCCATAAATTGGAGGCCAAAATGCGGCTTGCTGCTTTGGG GTGGTGCTGATGAAACATCATTACCTATGGCTGAGAAGAGCACTTCAATGCCTGTTCAGGGGCCAACTTGTAATGCATCTGATAACTTGGCTGGTTGGCATACCTTTGATTCACTTCCATATGAAGGGAAGAGTGCAATTTTGATTGATGATAGGGCAATCATGCTGCTTCAAAAGCTTGAATGGGCTGGATTTGTGTTGAATTCAAGGTTAGTGTGTAAGGAAGCTGAAGAATAA
- the LOC136217268 gene encoding FBD-associated F-box protein At4g10400-like, giving the protein MRTCNLEGNRKKFIYFFIILKKFNWFANVCVRRLNGCNFAIPVIRNERHCDHICVDGISKLPDEILVQILSHLRTKEAVATSILSKRWEYLWTSTSNLDFSDHFLTSYQNEIDLKQKSLIFKRYVDTAIFYHGTSILQRCQMTFHTKYFSDNIYTWICALITCNIKELRLFDYSLTAQQLPWRLFTCKSLVVLKIYGSFVLDLPTYVCFPSLRVLNLVYVMLVDDASMHKLLSSCPVLEKLLIVIGKNDFVRVLNISIPSLRKLIIHSEVQDSRIEINTPCLEYLRHRVVFGNSSSVNLLSSLIRAELFGNVNINLLNAISQVRSLVLEKCFMQQLSINDTLPTFNNLKKMKLHGNFDWKLLLKILKLTPNLQVLVFPSGLVELRTDGLDFDRFNWHWHWHWPEFVPECLSMNVKTVEVRNFVGFEEELYFMKYLLECGKVMDKLIIRRFDFSTTPSIKKTVEDDKIMLEMLNYERGSTTCEVVFTA; this is encoded by the exons ATGAGGACTTGCAATTTGGAGGGAAATCGTAAAAAG ttcatttatttttttattatcttaAAAAAGTTCAATTGGTTTGCAAATGTCTGTGTTCGCAGGTTAAATGGATGTAATTTTGCCATTCCAGTGATCAGAAATGAACGGCATTGTGACCATATCTGTGTAGATGGGATAAGCAAGTTGCCTGATGAAATTCTAGTTCAAATTCTTTCACATCTGCGTACAAAGGAAGCTGTTGCAACCAGCATTCTCTCAAAAAGATGGGAATATCTTTGGACATCAACCTCAAACCTTGACTTTTCTGACCACTTTCTAACTTCTTATCAAAATGAAATAGATCTCAAGCAAAAGTCATTGATTTTCAAGCGTTATGTGGATACAGCCATCTTTTATCATGGCACTTCAATATTACAGAGATGCCAAATGACTTTCCACACTAAATATTTTTCTGATAACATCTATACATGGATTTGTGCTCTGATAACTTGCAATATCAAAGAACTGCGACTATTTGATTATTCCTTAACAGCTCAACAACTGCCATGGAGACTTTTTACTTGCAAATCCTTAGTGGTCTTGAAAATTTATGGATCTTTTGTCCTTGACTTGCCCACTTATGTTTGTTTTCCATCCCTTAGGGTCCTCAATCTTGTTTATGTTATGCTTGTGGATGATGCCTCAATGCACAAGCTCTTGTCTAGCTGTCCAGTCCTGGAAAAATTACTTATTGTTATAGGAAAAAATGATTTTGTTCGAGTTTTGAATATTTCTATTCCTTCATTAAGAAAACTGATTATTCATTCTGAAGTTCAGGATTCTAGGATTGAGATTAATACTCCATGCCTTGAGTACCTCCGACATAGAGTTGTGTTCGGTAATTCTTCCTCCGTGAACTTGTTATCCTCTTTAATCAGGGCAGAATTATTTGGTAATGTCAATATTAACCTTCTAAATGCCATCTCCCAAGTTCGGAGTTTAGTATTGGAGAAATGTTTTATGCAG CAACTGAGCATCAATGATACCCTACCTACATTCAATAATCTTAAAAAAATGAAGCTTCATGGGAACTTTGATTGGAAATTGTTATTGAAGATCCTGAAGCTTACTCCAAATCTGCAAGTTCTTGTCTTTCCTAGT GGACTTGTGGAGCTTAGAACAGATGGACTAGATTTCGATCGCTTCAACTGGCATTGGCATTGGCATTGGCCGGAGTTCGTTCCTGAATGTTTGAGTATGAATGTTAAGACAGTTGAAGTTCGCAATTTTGTTGGATTTGAAGAGGAGTTATATTTTATGAAGTATCTGTTGGAGTGTGGGAAAGTGATGGACAAATTGATAATCAGGAGATTTGATTTTAGTACAACACCAAGTATAAAGAAGACGGTGGAAGACGACAAGATTATGTTAGAGATGTTGAATTATGAAAGAGGTTCTACCACCTGTGAAGTTGTTTTCACTGCATAA